A region of Nitrospira sp. DNA encodes the following proteins:
- a CDS encoding helix-turn-helix domain-containing protein: AVKSVNEIAQEYGVHPTQVGQWKKELHEQAADLFDAKRGPKPADPSASPERLYSEIGRLKMELDWLKKKSGLCL; this comes from the coding sequence AGCGGTCAAGTCGGTGAACGAGATTGCCCAGGAATACGGGGTCCATCCAACTCAGGTCGGGCAGTGGAAGAAGGAACTGCACGAACAGGCGGCAGACCTCTTCGACGCCAAGCGTGGTCCGAAACCGGCTGACCCGTCGGCGAGTCCTGAGCGGCTCTACTCCGAGATCGGGCGGCTCAAGATGGAACTGGACTGGCTCAAAAAAAAGTCTGGGCTATGCCTGTAG